In Apium graveolens cultivar Ventura chromosome 10, ASM990537v1, whole genome shotgun sequence, the following are encoded in one genomic region:
- the LOC141693219 gene encoding uncharacterized protein LOC141693219, whose translation MASWLSLSLFDKKPDDDDEEDDDNQVDEEDAHEDDSIQNPSSLSVNISAVISRQFRGVAAFLAPPPISPDSAEISGGVSAVSPPNSPLVGIKNDLVEIGGSFKSKLSLISSVTEISRFANSLLQFGDDDEDDKVQKQGLGLSVEVVSFVQDISERPELWTDFPLSLGTDFDMSETQREHIAAIEEMVPSIAALRHEIGKFVNEDIFWMIYFILLLPRLNEYESKLLSTPEIVEARDVLLHKLQEKNMAPPVNSVAFESVKTLKDSGGNDNSTQANKRPTRGNEKINYAEDSKEFEEDVGTDSFAEVKVSEEDSSFSDIESDDTYLSGKQPCSRQSEIPSCSESSDWVELNGSFGILGDKQKTVPSTSREKGSESEESNEWLAIDDSDLDRPAVG comes from the exons ATGGCTTCTTGGTTGTCACTTTCTCTCTTTGATAAAAAACCAGATGacgatgatgaagaagatgatgatAATCAAGTAGATGAAGAAGACGCGCACGAAGATGATTCAATTCAAAACCCTAGCTCTCTATCTGTCAACATCTCCGCCGTCATAAGCCGTCAATTTCGCGGTGTCGCCGCTTTTCTCGCTCCGCCGCCGATTTCTCCCGACTCCGCCGAAATATCCGGTGGTGTTTCCGCGGTGTCTCCGCCGAATTCGCCGTTAGTcggaattaaaaatgatttagtTGAGATCGGCGGAAGCTTTAAGTCTAAACTGTCTTTGATTTCCTCCGTCACTGAAATTTCGAGATTCGCTAACAGTTTGTTACAGTTTGgagatgatgatgaagatgataAAGTGCAAAAACAAGGCCTAGGGTTGAGTGTGGAAGTTGTGAGTTTCGTCCAGGATATTTCGGAGAGGCCTGAGTTGTGGACTGATTTTCCGTTGTCACTTGGAACTG ATTTTGATATGTCTGAGACTCAGAGGGAACACATTGCTGCAATCGAAGAAATGGTGCCAAGTATTGCTGCCTTGAGGCATGAGATTGGAAAATTTGTTAACGAAGACATTTTTTGGATGATCTATTTTATTTTGTTGCTTCCTAGGTTGAATGAGTACGAGTCCAAGCTTTTATCAACTCCAGAG ATTGTTGAAGCAAGGGACGTACTCCTGCATAAACTGCAGGAAAAAAACATGGCACCGCCTGTGAATTCTGTGGCCTTTGAGAGTGTGAAAACTTTGAAGGACAGTGGAGGGAATGACAACAGCACTCAAGCAAACAAGAGGCCAACTCGTGGAAATGAAAAGATTAACTATGCTGAGGATTCTAAGGAGTTCGAAGAAGATGTTGGTACAGACTCCTTTGCTGAAGTCAAAGTGTCCGAAGAGGATAGCTCATTCAGTGATATTGAGAGCGATGATACTTACCTCTCAGGTAAACAACCATGCAGTAGACAATCAGAGATTCCTTCATGCTCGGAGTCCAGTGATTGGGTTGAGTTAAATGGAAGTTTTGGTATCCTGGGTGATAAACAGAAGACAGTTCCATCAACTTCCAGAGAAAAGGGTTCAGAAAGTGAAGAGTCAAATGAGTGGCTCGCCATTGATGATTCGGATTTAGACCGTCCAGCAGTTGGTTGA
- the LOC141689159 gene encoding putative sucrose-phosphate synthase: protein MAGNDWVNSYLEAIIESEPGFEEARGGSLLLRERGRFSPTRYFVENVIGFDDTDLHRAWLRAQASRSPQEKNTRLENMSWRIWNLARQKRMLDEKQTQRLSKRHMEREKGLREAVADMSEDLSEGEKGEAVSDISALSESSTRGRFSRISSVDTMEAFMNQQKGKKLYIVLVSLHGLIRGENMELGRDSDTGGQVKYVVELARALGSTPGVYRVDLLTRKVSSSEVDWSYAEPTEMLPPRDSEVFGREMGESSGAYIIRIPFGPKDKYIPKEMLWPHVSEFVDGALKHILQMSKVIGDQIGGGIPVWPVAIHGHYADAGDSAALLSGALNVPMLFTGHSLGRDKREQLLRQGRLSRDEINSTYKIMRRIEAEELALDASEIVITSTKQEIEEQWGLYDGFDSKLQQKLQARIRRRVSSYGRFMPRMAVIPPGMEFHHIVHDGDIDGEADGSEDHPASPDPPIWAEIMRFFTNPRKPMILALARPDPKKNLTTLVKAFGECRPLRELANLTLIMGNRDNIDDMSNTNSTVLTSIIKLIDKYDLYGQVAYPKHHKQADVPDIYRLAARTKGVFINPAFIEPFGLTLIEAAAHGLPIVATINGGPVDIYRVLDNGLLVDPHDQQSIADALLKLVAEKQLWLKCRQNGLKNIHLFSWPAHCKTYLSRIAACKLRKPRWLEVEDDGENSESDCDSLRDIQDISLHLKFSLDGARNDKRGDGDNSLDPEDRKSKLEHAFLTWSKGGQKMTESQDSFEKVDQNARSGMFPSLRSSKYIFVIAVDSDAISDLFESVRSIFTAVERERTKGSIGFILATSFTMSEIHSFLISEGLSPTDFDAYICNSGGDLYYSSPRCEENPYIVDLYYHSHIEYRWGGEGLRKTLVRWTASITDQNGEDGEHVVTEDENISTDYCYAFKVRRPELVPPVKEIRKGMRIQALRCHVILCQNGRKINVIPLLASRAQALRYLYLRWGIDLSKMTVFVGESGDTDYEELIGGLHKTLVLKGVSCGTTNQLHVNRSYPLTDVVPVDSPNIVQANERCGSTDIHNLLEKLGVFKG, encoded by the exons ATGGCGGGAAATGACTGGGTTAATAGTTATTTGGAAGCCATCATTGAGTCTGAGCCAGGGTTTGAAGAAGCGCGGGGAGGGTCTTTGTTGTTGCGAGAACGAGGAAGGTTCAGTCCTACTCGTTACTTTGTCGAGAATGTGATTGGATTCGACGACACTGATCTTCATCGTGCTTGGCTTCGT GCACAGGCTTCGAGGAGTCCGCAGGAAAAGAACACGAgattagagaacatgtcatggAGGATTTGGAATTTGGCTCGTCAGAAGCGAATG CTAGATGAAAAACAAACTCAGAGGTTGTCCAAACGTCATATGGAACGTGAAAAGGGTCTCAGAGAAGCAGTTGCTGATATGTCTGAAGATTTGTCAGAAGGTGAGAAAGGTGAAGCTGTTAGTGATATATCTGCACTAAGTGAGAGTAGTACAAGAGGTCGATTTTCCAGAATTAGCTCGGTCGATACAATGGAAGCCTTCATGAATCAGCAAAAGGGGAAAAAGTTGTACATTGTTCTAGTAAG cCTGCATGGTCTGATACGAGGGGAAAATATGGAACTTGGTCGTGATTCCGATACGGGTGGACAG GTTAAGTATGTTGTTGAACTTGCTAGAGCTTTAGGCTCAACGCCTGGTGTCTATCGTGTCGATTTGTTGACTAGGAAAGTGTCATCTTCTGAGGTAGACTGGAGTTATGCTGAACCCACAGAGATGCTTCCTCCAAGAGACTCGGAAGTTTTTGGGAGGGAGATGGGGGAGAGTAGTGGTGCCTATATTATTCGCATTCCATTTGGTCCAAAAGATAAATACATTCCGAAAGAAATGCTGTGGCCCCATGTTTCTGAATTTGTTGATGGTGCACTTAAGCACATATTACAGATGTCTAAAGTCATTGGTGATCAGATTGGAGGTGGTATCCCAGTCTGGCCTGTCGCCATCCATGGGCATTATGCAGATGCAGGAGACTCTGCTGCCCTACTATCTGGTGCTCTAAATGTTCCCATGCTTTTTACTGGCCATTCACTTGGTCGAGATAAGAGGGAACAACTTCTAAGACAAGGCAGATTGTCAAGGGATGAAATAAATTCTACGTATAAAATAATGCGAAGAATAGAAGCAGAGGAGTTGGCCCTTGACGCGTCTGAAATAGTTATAACTAGTACTAAACAGGAGATTGAGGAGCAATGGGGCTTGTATGATGGTTTTGATTCGAAATTACAGCAAAAGCTTCAAGCAAGAATCAGGCGGAGAGTGAGCTCCTATGGGAGGTTCATGCCTCGTATGGCT GTAATTCCTCCAGGGATGGAGTTCCACCATATTGTTCATGATGGTGATATCGATGGTGAAGCAGATGGCAGTGAAGATCATCCAGCCTCCCCAGATCCACCTATATGGGCCGAG ATAATGCGCTTCTTTACTAATCCACGAAAGCCTATGATACTAGCCCTTGCAAGACCGGATCCTAAGAAGAATCTCACAACTTTGGTTAAAGCATTTGGAGAATGTCGTCCATTGAGAGAGCTTGCAAATCTT ACATTAATAATGGGTAACCGAGATAATATTGATGATATGTCAAACACAAATTCAACTGTATTGACCTCAATAATTAAGCTGATTGACAAGTATGATCTCTATGGTCAAGTGGCGTACCCCAAGCACCACAAGCAGGCTGATGTACCTGACATATATCGTTTAGCAGCAAGGACCAAG GGTGTTTTTATTAATCCTGCGTTTATTGAGCCATTTGGGCTCACTCTTATTGAG GCTGCAGCTCATGGTTTACCCATAGTAGCCACTATAAATGGAGGTCCAGTTGATATATACCGG GTACTTGATAACGGTCTTCTTGTGGATCCTCATGATCAGCAATCTATTGCTGATGCTCTTTTAAAACTGGTAGCAGAGAAGCAGCTTTGGCTTAAATGCAGACAAAATGGGCTGAAAAATATTCACCTGTTCTCATGGCCAGCACATTGCAAAACTTATTTGTCTCGGATAGCAGCTTGCAAACTAAGAAAGCCACGGTGGCTAGAAGTTGAGGATGATGGCGAAAATTCAGAATCAGATTGTGATTCGTTGAGAGATATACAGGATATTTCTTTGCACTTGAAGTTCTCTCTGGATGGTGCGAGGAATGATAAAAGAGGTGATGGTGATAATTCATTGGACCCAGAAGATCGGAAGAGTAAATTAGAACATGCATTTTTAACATGGTCAAAGGGTGGCCAGAAGATGACAGAAAGCCAAGATTCTTTTGAGAAAGTGGACCAGAATGCAAGATCTGGAATGTTTCCGTCTCTAAGGAGTAGTAAGTATATATTTGTAATTGCTGTAGATTCTGATGCTATTTCAGATCTTTTTGAAAGCGTCAGATCAATATTTACAGCCGTGGAAAGGGAGAGGACTAAAGGGTCAATAGGATTTATACTGGCTACTTCATTTACAATGTCAGAAATACATTCGTTTCTGATCTCAGAAGGTTTAAGCCCTACTGACTTTGATGCTTATATCTGTAATAGTGGCGGCGATCTCTATTATTCTTCTCCTCGATGTGAAGAGAACCCGTATATTGTTGATTTGTATTATCATTCACACATCGAGTACCGATGGGGTGGAGAAGGGCTAAGGAAGACTTTGGTTCGCTGGACAGCTTCTATCACTGACCAGAATGGTGAAGATGGAGAACACGTGGTTACAGAAGATGAAAACATTTCAACAGACTATTGTTATGCTTTTAAAGTTAGGAGGCCTGAATTG GTTCCTCCTGTGAAAGAAATCCGGAAGGGGATGAGAATTCAGGCTCTCCGTTGTCATGTTATATTATGTCAAAATGGGAGGAAAATTAATGTGATTCCACTTCTGGCATCTCGCGCTCAGGCACTTAG GTATCTATATCTTCGATGGGGTATTGACTTGTCTAAGATGACCGTATTTGTTGGAGAAAGTGGTGATACTGATTATGAGGAGTTGATTGGTGGTCTGCACAAGACTTTAGTTTTAAAGGGAGTTAGCTGTGGTACTACCAATCAACTGCATGTTAACAGGAGCTACCCTCTTACAGACGTAGTGCCAGTTGACAGCCCTAACATAGTCCAGGCAAACGAAAGATGTGGCAGTACTGACATCCATAATTTACTGGAGAAGCTGGGAGTTTTTAAAGGCTAG
- the LOC141689070 gene encoding putative lipid-binding protein At4g00165, translating into MDSNKLTPLLLISMLIISTTADPILDCGSCRKPPNHHKHIPKPPKVPTIKPPIVKPPIVKPPVNLPPGILPPRTAKPPTRGKPGKPCPSPPSSPSAATCPIDALKLGACVDVLGGLVHVGLGNPAVNKCCRLIAGLVELEAAACLCSALKLKLINLNIYVPIALQLLITCGKPPPSGYTCSL; encoded by the coding sequence ATGGATTCCAATAAACTCACACCTCTCCTCCTCATTTCCATGCTTATCATTTCCACTACTGCTGACCCTATTCTTGATTGCGGTAGCTGCAGAAAACCCCCTAATCATCACAAACATATCCCGAAACCTCCCAAGGTTCCCACTATCAAACCGCCCATCGTCAAACCACCCATTGTTAAGCCGCCAGTTAACCTTCCTCCAGGAATTCTTCCACCGAGAACGGCCAAACCACCAACTAGGGGAAAGCCAGGGAAGCCGTGCCCCTCCCCGCCCTCAAGCCCAAGCGCAGCAACGTGCCCAATTGATGCACTGAAACTGGGAGCATGTGTGGATGTTCTTGGTGGACTGGTGCATGTTGGACTGGGTAACCCGGCTGTAAATAAATGCTGCCGGCTTATTGCTGGACTAGTTGAGCTGGAAGCTGCAGCATGCTTGTGCTCTGCTCTAAAACTGAAGCTCATTAATCTTAATATATATGTTCCCATTGCTTTGCAGCTCCTTATCACTTGTGGGAAGCCACCTCCTTCTGGTTACACTTGCTCTCTCTAG